The Candidatus Bathyarchaeota archaeon genome contains a region encoding:
- a CDS encoding DNA-binding protein — MKINQIRSGMSGINVTGKITDIGEKRLVSTRFGDAFVAKATLEDETGKIPLNLWRDQINMVKVGDTVKIENGFSKEFRGQTELSIGSRGKITVISEDK, encoded by the coding sequence TTGAAAATTAATCAAATTCGCTCTGGAATGAGCGGAATAAACGTTACTGGAAAAATAACAGATATTGGAGAGAAGCGTTTAGTATCAACTAGGTTTGGAGATGCTTTTGTAGCTAAAGCAACTTTAGAAGATGAAACTGGTAAAATACCTTTAAATTTATGGAGAGATCAAATAAATATGGTTAAAGTTGGCGATACTGTTAAAATAGAGAATGGTTTCTCTAAAGAATTTAGAGGTCAAACAGAATTAAGCATCGGCAGCAGAGGAAAAATAACTGTAATTTCAGAAGACAAATGA
- a CDS encoding nicotinate phosphoribosyltransferase yields the protein MAQSYLENGKTKPAVFSLFIRRMPKNRGFLVAAGLETLLREIEKFKFSKEDLTYLESLNIFSKDFLNYLEGYKFSGDIYAINEGRIVFENEPLIQVEANLPDAQIIETLIINIIHFQTLVASKAARSFIVSGGKKVIDFGFRRAHGIEAGVYAARAAYIAGIDATSNLKAGKKFGIPVTGTMAHSYVMVFESEEDAFKCFAKTFPKTPIFLIDTYDTLEAAKKVVKLAKEGIKAIGVRIDSGDLIELSKKVRETLDEAGLNETKIIASGGLDEYDIEKFMDEKAPIDVFAIGTKLVTSSDRPYLDIAYKLVEYDGKPKFKLSPGKATFPYKRQIIRHYLQNGVMNYDESIKFTENVKGEKLVFKVVENGELAYSFKTLKEIREAFLEDVKKLPESLKTLNEPTQKYKVLIK from the coding sequence ATGGCTCAAAGCTATTTAGAAAATGGTAAGACTAAACCTGCTGTATTCAGTTTATTTATTAGAAGAATGCCTAAAAATAGAGGCTTCCTTGTAGCAGCTGGTTTAGAAACGCTTTTAAGAGAAATAGAAAAATTCAAGTTTAGCAAGGAAGATTTAACTTATTTAGAAAGCTTAAATATTTTTTCTAAAGATTTCTTAAATTACCTTGAGGGTTACAAGTTTTCCGGTGATATTTACGCCATAAATGAGGGCAGAATTGTTTTTGAAAATGAACCTTTAATTCAAGTTGAAGCAAACTTACCTGATGCTCAAATTATTGAAACATTAATAATAAACATCATTCATTTTCAAACTTTAGTTGCATCTAAAGCTGCTAGAAGCTTTATTGTAAGCGGTGGTAAAAAGGTTATAGATTTCGGGTTTAGAAGAGCACATGGAATTGAAGCAGGCGTATATGCTGCTAGAGCAGCTTATATAGCTGGAATTGATGCAACATCAAATTTGAAGGCTGGAAAAAAATTTGGGATTCCAGTTACAGGAACAATGGCTCACTCCTACGTTATGGTTTTTGAATCCGAAGAGGATGCTTTTAAATGTTTTGCTAAAACCTTTCCTAAAACTCCAATATTTCTTATAGATACATATGATACTTTAGAGGCTGCTAAAAAAGTGGTTAAGTTAGCTAAAGAAGGAATTAAAGCTATAGGTGTGAGAATAGATAGTGGAGACTTAATTGAGCTTTCAAAAAAAGTTAGAGAAACTCTTGATGAAGCGGGCCTTAATGAAACAAAAATTATCGCTAGCGGAGGATTAGATGAATATGATATAGAAAAATTTATGGATGAAAAAGCTCCTATAGATGTTTTCGCTATTGGAACAAAGCTTGTAACATCATCTGATCGACCATATTTAGATATAGCATATAAGCTTGTGGAGTATGATGGAAAACCAAAATTTAAGTTAAGCCCTGGAAAAGCAACTTTCCCTTATAAAAGGCAAATAATAAGGCATTATCTTCAAAATGGAGTTATGAATTATGATGAATCAATAAAGTTTACTGAAAATGTTAAAGGAGAAAAGCTAGTTTTTAAAGTTGTTGAAAATGGAGAACTCGCATACTCGTTTAAAACTCTTAAAGAAATTAGAGAAGCTTTTCTTGAGGATGTGAAAAAGCTTCCTGAAAGCTTAAAAACATTAAATGAGCCGACTCAAAAATATAAAGTATTAATTAAATGA
- a CDS encoding GTP-dependent dephospho-CoA kinase family protein, with translation MLKKPLGKLLAGSQTEVDQKLKKLALEKPRKIICVGDAVSRKFMKLGLPTNVKVIDNKEMRRKVEPFDFKAKTIFKVRNPKGSIELAAWQAIKDAVKKDDVLMIVDGEEDLLALPMIISAPEDSLIFYGQPKTGVVSIKVNKEKKSEAKKIISMMKVE, from the coding sequence ATGTTAAAAAAACCTTTAGGAAAGCTTTTAGCAGGCTCTCAAACTGAAGTTGATCAAAAGCTTAAAAAACTTGCTTTAGAGAAGCCGAGAAAAATTATTTGCGTTGGAGATGCTGTTTCAAGAAAGTTTATGAAACTAGGTTTACCAACAAATGTTAAAGTAATCGATAATAAAGAAATGAGGAGAAAAGTTGAACCATTCGATTTTAAAGCTAAAACAATTTTTAAAGTTAGAAATCCTAAAGGATCAATAGAGTTAGCAGCTTGGCAAGCTATAAAAGATGCTGTAAAAAAAGATGATGTTTTAATGATAGTTGATGGGGAAGAGGATCTTTTAGCTTTACCCATGATAATCTCTGCTCCAGAAGATTCATTAATATTTTACGGGCAACCTAAAACAGGAGTTGTTTCAATTAAAGTAAATAAAGAAAAAAAGAGTGAAGCTAAAAAAATAATCTCTATGATGAAGGTTGAATGA
- a CDS encoding GAF domain-containing protein yields MESVELQYCWMLHEIAKSLGMAENLQAILNLIVKSAVDNLGLKAASIRLLDKDKKTLKLEAAYGLSDEYLRKGSVEVDKSPIDKEALKGKPVVVKEADKDARMLQYPDEARKEGIASMVCVPLIVKDEIIGSLRGYSSKTRDFSNVELTFLTALGNLGAIAIENARLNERLIKKAEVMKKLLNIAEAVTSTLNKKEVLERIVKAAIEVLNAKGCSLRLMDENKERLELVSSIGLSPHYLAKGAISVSEEIKDIIEGEPAVIYNALIDERIYDKESLKREGVKSILAVPIMVKNKVIGVLKVYDQNYRKYEDDEVEALNLLASIGGIAIENARLYKLALTNWQEAVKSLWEKIDVWGPP; encoded by the coding sequence ATGGAGAGTGTTGAGCTTCAATATTGTTGGATGCTTCATGAAATTGCTAAATCTCTTGGAATGGCTGAAAATCTTCAAGCAATTTTAAATTTAATTGTTAAAAGCGCTGTTGATAATTTAGGGTTGAAAGCAGCTTCGATAAGGCTTTTAGATAAAGATAAGAAAACATTAAAGCTTGAAGCTGCTTATGGATTAAGCGATGAATATTTAAGGAAGGGCTCTGTTGAAGTTGATAAAAGCCCAATAGATAAAGAAGCTTTGAAAGGTAAACCTGTAGTAGTAAAGGAAGCTGATAAAGATGCTAGAATGCTTCAATATCCAGATGAAGCTAGAAAAGAAGGAATAGCTTCCATGGTTTGCGTTCCGTTAATAGTTAAGGATGAGATTATAGGAAGCTTAAGAGGATACTCATCTAAAACTAGAGATTTTTCAAATGTTGAATTAACATTTTTAACAGCTTTAGGGAATTTAGGTGCTATAGCTATAGAAAATGCAAGGTTAAATGAAAGATTAATTAAAAAAGCTGAAGTCATGAAAAAACTTTTAAACATAGCTGAAGCTGTAACATCAACATTAAATAAAAAAGAAGTTTTAGAAAGAATTGTTAAAGCAGCTATTGAAGTTTTAAACGCTAAAGGATGTAGCTTAAGGCTTATGGATGAAAATAAAGAAAGGCTTGAGCTTGTTTCCTCAATAGGTTTAAGCCCACATTATTTAGCTAAAGGTGCTATAAGCGTTTCTGAAGAAATAAAAGATATTATTGAAGGGGAACCGGCAGTTATTTATAATGCGTTAATAGATGAAAGGATTTATGATAAAGAATCTTTGAAGAGGGAAGGAGTTAAATCAATTTTAGCGGTTCCAATAATGGTGAAAAATAAGGTAATAGGCGTGTTAAAAGTTTATGATCAAAACTATAGAAAATATGAAGATGATGAAGTTGAAGCCTTAAATCTTTTAGCTAGCATTGGAGGAATAGCGATAGAAAATGCGAGGCTTTATAAGCTTGCTTTAACAAACTGGCAGGAAGCCGTTAAATCTCTTTGGGAAAAAATAGATGTTTGGGGTCCGCCATAA
- a CDS encoding Kae1-associated serine/threonine protein kinase, with protein sequence MISLGESELKLIKKGAEANLYLAKWHGKEVVIKKRIQKRYRVKALDEKLRFYRTIHEAQIMHEAKKAEVATPTIFFVDELEAAIVMEYIKGDRVKELLDFLTPKRREVLCMKIGVFIGKLHKKGIIHGDLTTSNMIVVEGEKIFFIDFGLSFYSFEDEDRGSDLLLMKRALSSTHFKFFNKCFKKVVEGYIKEVGVKEALKTLAKVNEIEKRGRYVERGKP encoded by the coding sequence TTGATATCCCTTGGCGAAAGTGAATTAAAGCTTATTAAGAAAGGTGCTGAAGCTAACCTTTACCTTGCAAAATGGCATGGAAAAGAAGTTGTGATTAAAAAAAGAATTCAAAAAAGGTATAGAGTAAAAGCTTTAGATGAAAAGCTTAGATTTTATAGAACAATTCATGAAGCTCAAATCATGCATGAAGCTAAAAAGGCTGAAGTTGCTACACCAACAATATTTTTTGTAGATGAATTAGAAGCTGCAATTGTAATGGAGTATATTAAAGGCGATAGGGTTAAAGAGCTTTTAGATTTTTTAACTCCTAAACGTAGAGAAGTGTTATGCATGAAAATTGGAGTATTTATAGGGAAGCTTCATAAAAAAGGGATTATTCACGGCGATTTAACTACATCAAACATGATTGTTGTTGAAGGCGAAAAAATCTTTTTTATAGATTTTGGCTTAAGCTTTTATTCTTTTGAAGATGAAGATAGAGGCAGCGATTTGCTTTTAATGAAGAGAGCGCTCAGCAGCACGCATTTTAAATTCTTCAATAAATGCTTTAAAAAAGTTGTTGAAGGTTATATAAAAGAGGTGGGCGTTAAAGAAGCTTTAAAAACATTAGCTAAAGTTAATGAAATTGAAAAAAGAGGACGCTATGTTGAAAGAGGTAAACCTTAA
- a CDS encoding cation:proton antiporter encodes MEFLTDIVAILIVSLFLIILMNRFRLPTVTGLLIAGMIIGPYGVSLIKNTLLIDVLGELGVILLLFLLGLELNPKELSLLWNKTLIFALCEISASFILGFILGAALSWSFIESFILASTLSISSTAIIGKIIMDEFKLNAAESKLIISTLIAEDLFAVFLLILMPGLFLNKVNLTQFLFITLKAAILILTIFLATRFLISRVIDKICHYDIEVEEAGFLLSLTLCLTAAYLSKFLGFSPGIGAFLSGLFLLGKRARFIYEKLRLIKDLFIILFFVSMGMLIDFSFLTFGKLVFFVFLASVAGKVLGFITAGAVTGFKNKAYKMGLTMIPRGEFSFIIAKTSISLGIASSLIFPLTGAVVLITSIFGALIKIVKKPSQFASQI; translated from the coding sequence ATGGAGTTTTTAACTGATATAGTTGCTATTCTTATAGTTTCTCTATTCTTAATTATTTTAATGAATCGTTTTCGTTTACCAACAGTAACTGGATTGTTAATTGCTGGAATGATTATAGGGCCATATGGGGTTAGCTTAATTAAGAACACATTGTTAATTGATGTTTTAGGCGAGCTTGGTGTAATTCTTCTCTTATTTCTATTAGGTTTAGAGCTTAACCCTAAAGAATTAAGCTTATTATGGAATAAAACATTAATTTTCGCTTTATGCGAAATTTCAGCTTCATTTATTTTAGGTTTTATTTTAGGAGCAGCTTTATCTTGGAGTTTTATAGAATCCTTTATTTTAGCATCAACCCTATCTATAAGTAGCACAGCAATAATTGGAAAAATTATAATGGATGAATTTAAACTAAATGCTGCTGAATCAAAATTGATTATAAGCACTTTAATTGCAGAAGATTTATTTGCAGTATTTCTATTAATTTTAATGCCTGGATTATTTTTAAATAAAGTGAATTTAACTCAATTTTTATTTATAACTTTAAAAGCTGCGATTTTAATTTTAACAATTTTTCTAGCAACGCGATTTCTAATATCACGTGTAATAGATAAAATATGCCATTATGATATTGAAGTTGAAGAAGCTGGCTTTCTTTTATCTTTAACTTTATGTTTAACAGCAGCTTATTTATCTAAGTTTTTAGGGTTTTCTCCTGGAATAGGAGCCTTTCTTTCAGGATTATTTCTATTAGGTAAAAGAGCACGTTTTATTTATGAAAAGCTTCGTTTAATTAAAGATTTATTTATAATCTTATTTTTTGTTTCCATGGGTATGCTTATAGATTTTTCTTTTTTAACTTTTGGAAAACTAGTTTTCTTCGTGTTTTTAGCAAGTGTTGCTGGTAAGGTTTTAGGGTTTATAACAGCAGGAGCTGTTACAGGTTTTAAAAATAAAGCTTATAAAATGGGTTTAACGATGATTCCTAGAGGAGAATTCTCTTTTATAATAGCTAAGACAAGCATAAGCTTAGGAATAGCATCTTCATTAATTTTTCCATTAACTGGAGCTGTTGTTCTCATCACATCTATTTTTGGGGCATTAATAAAAATAGTTAAAAAGCCTTCTCAATTTGCGAGTCAAATTTAA
- the kae1 gene encoding N(6)-L-threonylcarbamoyladenine synthase Kae1 yields the protein MHQKTKICLGIESTAHTFGVSIASENEILSDVKSVYTPPAGRGIHPREAAQHHAQVAYKIVYEALKEAKVKSKDVDAIAFSMGPGLGPALRVGATIARALAAFLNKPLIPVHHGIGHIELAALTTSAKDPLTVIVSGGHTALVAFARRRWRVFGETEDITLGNLLDMFAREAGIPPPGGGNVEKLAETGEKFIDLPYTVKGNDVSYSGLLTAALKLKENVKLEDLCYSLQEVAFAMLTEATERCLAHTEKKELLLTGGVAANARLQQMLKSIAEEHNAKFYVVNSKFSGDCGAQIAWTGLLAFKSGIKIKVEESFIKPKWRLDKVDIPWRK from the coding sequence ATGCATCAAAAAACGAAAATTTGTTTAGGAATAGAGTCTACAGCTCATACTTTCGGCGTTAGCATAGCTTCAGAGAATGAAATTTTATCCGATGTAAAAAGCGTTTATACTCCTCCAGCTGGAAGGGGGATCCATCCTAGAGAAGCAGCTCAACACCATGCGCAGGTAGCTTATAAAATTGTTTATGAAGCTTTAAAAGAGGCTAAAGTGAAATCTAAAGATGTTGACGCAATAGCTTTCTCAATGGGGCCAGGTTTAGGCCCAGCCTTAAGAGTAGGCGCTACAATCGCTAGAGCTTTAGCAGCTTTCTTAAATAAACCTTTAATTCCAGTCCATCATGGAATAGGGCATATAGAGCTTGCTGCGTTAACCACAAGCGCTAAAGATCCTTTAACTGTTATTGTTTCTGGAGGGCATACAGCATTAGTGGCTTTTGCAAGAAGGAGATGGAGAGTTTTCGGGGAGACAGAAGATATTACGCTTGGAAATTTATTAGATATGTTTGCTAGAGAAGCAGGGATTCCTCCTCCAGGAGGAGGAAATGTAGAAAAACTTGCTGAAACTGGAGAAAAATTTATAGATTTACCTTATACTGTTAAAGGAAATGATGTTTCTTATTCAGGATTGTTAACAGCAGCTTTAAAGCTTAAAGAAAATGTAAAGCTTGAAGATTTATGTTACTCATTGCAAGAAGTTGCTTTCGCTATGTTAACTGAAGCAACTGAAAGATGCTTGGCTCATACAGAGAAGAAAGAGCTTCTTTTAACTGGTGGTGTAGCTGCAAACGCTAGGCTTCAGCAAATGCTTAAAAGCATAGCTGAAGAGCATAACGCGAAATTTTATGTAGTTAATTCAAAGTTTAGCGGTGATTGCGGAGCTCAAATAGCTTGGACTGGTTTGCTTGCGTTTAAATCTGGAATAAAAATTAAAGTTGAAGAAAGCTTTATTAAACCTAAATGGCGGCTTGATAAAGTTGATATCCCTTGGCGAAAGTGA
- a CDS encoding DNA-directed RNA polymerase, subunit E'', whose product MLKKRVGWLQLVDKACRSCKLISSGPICPNCKSSNLSEDWSGIIIIINPELSEIAKKLNIKTPGRYAIRVR is encoded by the coding sequence ATGTTAAAAAAGCGAGTGGGGTGGCTTCAACTGGTTGATAAGGCGTGCAGAAGCTGTAAATTAATAAGCTCTGGGCCAATATGCCCAAATTGCAAATCATCTAACTTAAGTGAAGATTGGTCAGGAATAATTATAATTATTAACCCTGAATTATCAGAAATAGCTAAAAAATTAAACATTAAAACACCAGGAAGATACGCGATTCGCGTGAGATAA
- a CDS encoding translation initiation factor IF-2 subunit gamma: MKEESIQPECNIGTLGHVDNGKSTLVQALTGVWTARHSEELKRGITIKIGYADAAFYKCPKCPPPECYTTQKKCVICGSETEFLRMVSFIDCPGHHSLMVTMLSGAALMDGALFVAAADAKFPQAQDREHLVAAQIAGINKIVIVQNKVDIVSRERALENYYEIKDFIKGTVVENAPIIPVSAQHKLNIDALIEKLEKYISTPKRDVNAPAKMYILRSFDVNKPGTRAEKLVGGIIGGSITQGAFHVDEEVEVKPGVKTKKGVYEPLYTVIKSLQVAGRYVSEAKPGGLVGVGTTLDPSLTKSDGLIGNIVGKTGMLPESLNQLTLEVTLFEKAVGTKEMVSVEKIKSNEALVLNIATTVTSGIVTSARNSEIEVALKKPVCAEAKSKVAISRKIGEGWRLIGYGVIK, encoded by the coding sequence CTGAAGGAAGAATCTATTCAACCAGAATGCAATATAGGAACTTTAGGGCATGTAGATAATGGTAAAAGCACTTTAGTTCAAGCCTTAACAGGAGTTTGGACAGCTAGACATTCAGAAGAATTGAAGAGAGGCATAACTATTAAAATAGGTTATGCGGATGCTGCTTTTTATAAATGTCCTAAATGCCCGCCGCCGGAATGCTATACTACCCAAAAAAAATGCGTTATATGCGGTTCTGAAACAGAGTTTTTAAGAATGGTAAGCTTTATAGATTGCCCAGGGCATCATAGCTTAATGGTTACAATGCTTTCTGGAGCAGCCTTAATGGATGGAGCTTTATTTGTTGCAGCAGCTGACGCTAAGTTCCCTCAAGCTCAAGATAGAGAGCATCTTGTAGCTGCTCAAATAGCTGGAATAAACAAAATTGTTATTGTGCAAAATAAAGTAGATATCGTTTCTCGAGAAAGAGCTTTAGAAAACTATTATGAAATAAAAGATTTTATTAAAGGAACAGTTGTTGAAAACGCTCCTATTATACCTGTTTCAGCTCAGCATAAGCTTAATATTGATGCTTTAATTGAAAAATTAGAGAAATATATTTCAACCCCTAAAAGAGATGTTAACGCACCTGCAAAAATGTATATTTTAAGATCATTCGACGTAAATAAACCTGGAACTAGAGCTGAAAAATTAGTTGGAGGCATTATAGGAGGCTCAATAACTCAAGGAGCCTTTCATGTAGATGAAGAAGTAGAGGTTAAGCCTGGTGTAAAAACTAAAAAAGGCGTTTATGAACCTTTATATACGGTTATTAAATCTCTTCAAGTAGCTGGAAGATATGTTTCAGAAGCTAAGCCAGGAGGGTTAGTTGGAGTAGGAACAACTTTAGACCCGTCATTAACTAAGTCTGATGGTTTAATTGGAAATATTGTTGGAAAAACTGGAATGCTTCCTGAATCTTTAAATCAATTAACTTTAGAAGTCACTTTATTTGAGAAAGCTGTTGGAACTAAAGAAATGGTTTCTGTAGAAAAAATTAAATCTAATGAAGCTTTAGTTTTAAATATAGCAACTACAGTTACTTCAGGTATAGTTACCTCTGCAAGAAACAGCGAGATAGAAGTTGCTTTAAAAAAACCTGTTTGCGCTGAAGCTAAATCTAAAGTAGCAATTAGCAGGAAAATAGGGGAAGGCTGGCGTTTAATAGGGTATGGAGTAATTAAGTAA
- a CDS encoding Ldh family oxidoreductase codes for MSFKIVKAEDLKKFCINALKALNVPLEEAEITADVIVSADLKGIESHGVSRLNRYVKRLMSGWINAKAKLKTLKETPVSILIDAENSLGQVAAYKAMEICVNKAEKNYFGFAAVRNSNHFGIAGYYAIMALKKDMIGVCMSNASPVVVPTFSIEPTLGTNPIAIAIPTSKGSPFVLDMATSVTSIGKIEVYQMLKANIPAGWAIDEEGEITLNANTALYCARKLKRGGLLPLGGLAETGGYKGYGLAMLVDILTGVLSGAAYARYVGEPTDPKPSNIGHFLAAININAFTSIEEFKKRMDDLIQIIKNSAKANGYDKIYIPGEKEWEIEAQRRKNGIPISMKVIEELKKLANQLNVEFSL; via the coding sequence TTGAGTTTTAAAATTGTTAAAGCTGAAGATTTAAAAAAATTTTGCATTAATGCTTTAAAAGCGCTTAATGTTCCTTTAGAAGAAGCTGAAATTACAGCTGACGTTATTGTTTCAGCAGATCTTAAAGGTATTGAATCGCATGGTGTTTCTAGATTAAATAGATATGTAAAAAGATTGATGAGCGGATGGATAAATGCTAAAGCTAAGCTTAAAACTTTAAAAGAAACTCCTGTAAGCATCCTTATTGACGCTGAAAATAGCTTGGGGCAGGTTGCAGCTTATAAAGCTATGGAAATTTGCGTTAATAAAGCTGAAAAAAATTATTTTGGGTTTGCAGCTGTAAGAAACAGTAATCACTTCGGTATTGCAGGCTATTATGCTATAATGGCTTTAAAAAAAGATATGATTGGAGTTTGCATGAGTAATGCTTCACCAGTTGTTGTACCTACATTCAGCATTGAGCCAACGCTTGGAACAAACCCGATTGCTATAGCTATACCAACAAGCAAGGGGTCTCCATTTGTTTTAGATATGGCTACAAGCGTAACTTCTATAGGGAAAATTGAAGTTTATCAAATGTTAAAAGCAAATATTCCAGCAGGCTGGGCGATAGATGAAGAAGGGGAAATCACATTAAATGCGAATACAGCTTTATATTGCGCTCGCAAGTTAAAGCGGGGAGGTCTTTTACCTTTAGGGGGATTAGCTGAAACTGGAGGGTATAAAGGATATGGGTTAGCTATGCTTGTTGATATTTTAACAGGCGTTTTATCTGGTGCAGCTTACGCTCGATATGTTGGTGAACCAACAGATCCTAAACCATCAAATATTGGGCATTTTCTTGCAGCTATAAATATTAATGCTTTTACTTCTATAGAAGAATTTAAGAAACGCATGGATGATTTAATTCAAATTATTAAAAATTCTGCTAAAGCAAATGGTTACGATAAAATTTACATTCCTGGAGAGAAAGAATGGGAAATTGAAGCTCAACGTAGAAAAAACGGAATACCAATTTCCATGAAAGTTATAGAGGAATTAAAAAAGTTAGCTAATCAACTTAACGTAGAGTTTTCTTTATGA
- a CDS encoding D-glycerate dehydrogenase, with translation MKPLVFVTREIPSNGLELLKKFCEVKVWKGKLSPSKHELINNVKEAYGLLCMLNDRVDSEVIDSALNLRVISSMSVGFDHIDVQKATKKGIYVTNTPEVLTEATADLAWALLMAAARLIVKADVYVRKGKWKEGWSPMLFLGESVYGKTLGIIGAGRIGLAVAARALGFNMKKIYFDIRRLPKEKESELGLTYQPLEDLLKEADYVTIHTPLTKETYHMIGENQLKLMKSSAILINTSRGAVINEAALIKALKEKWIAGAALDVFEEEPIKPNHPILKLDNVVITPHIGSATKETRFKMAEIAARNLISVLKGEPPIYLVNSEVQEIMPLQKIKVIS, from the coding sequence ATGAAGCCTTTAGTCTTTGTAACTAGAGAAATTCCATCGAATGGGTTGGAGCTTTTAAAAAAATTTTGTGAAGTAAAAGTTTGGAAAGGAAAGCTTTCTCCATCTAAACATGAATTAATAAATAATGTTAAAGAAGCTTACGGTTTATTATGCATGTTAAATGATAGAGTTGATTCGGAAGTGATTGATTCAGCTTTAAATCTTAGAGTAATAAGCTCTATGAGTGTGGGTTTTGACCATATTGATGTTCAAAAAGCTACTAAAAAAGGAATATATGTAACAAATACGCCGGAAGTTTTAACTGAAGCTACAGCTGATTTAGCATGGGCTCTTTTAATGGCTGCGGCAAGACTTATAGTTAAAGCTGATGTTTATGTTAGAAAAGGTAAATGGAAAGAGGGGTGGTCTCCAATGCTTTTTCTCGGGGAGAGTGTTTATGGAAAAACTTTAGGAATTATAGGTGCTGGAAGAATAGGGTTAGCTGTTGCAGCTAGAGCCTTAGGATTTAACATGAAGAAAATATACTTTGATATAAGAAGATTGCCTAAAGAAAAGGAAAGTGAATTAGGCTTAACCTATCAACCTTTAGAAGATTTGCTTAAAGAAGCTGATTATGTAACTATTCATACCCCTTTAACTAAGGAAACGTATCATATGATTGGTGAAAATCAATTAAAATTAATGAAGTCGTCAGCAATATTAATTAATACTTCTAGAGGAGCTGTAATAAATGAAGCTGCTTTAATAAAAGCTTTAAAAGAAAAATGGATTGCTGGAGCTGCTTTAGATGTATTTGAAGAGGAGCCTATAAAGCCAAATCATCCAATTCTTAAATTAGATAATGTCGTTATTACACCGCATATAGGAAGCGCTACAAAAGAGACTAGGTTTAAAATGGCTGAAATAGCGGCAAGAAACTTGATTTCAGTTTTAAAAGGTGAGCCGCCAATTTATTTAGTTAACAGCGAAGTTCAAGAAATAATGCCTCTTCAAAAAATTAAAGTTATTTCATAA
- a CDS encoding Rid family detoxifying hydrolase — MRKKVFVKTEQAPPPLGAYSQAVKVGEWVFISGQLPINPSTSDLASESVAEQAKQAFENLKAILKAAGMNLKNVVKVTLYLRNLEDFPVINKVYEEYFKEALPARSTIQAFPPKGAALEVDAIAYSF, encoded by the coding sequence ATGAGAAAAAAAGTTTTCGTTAAAACTGAGCAAGCGCCCCCTCCTCTAGGCGCTTACTCTCAAGCTGTTAAAGTTGGGGAATGGGTTTTTATTTCAGGGCAGCTTCCAATAAACCCTTCTACAAGTGATTTAGCTTCTGAAAGCGTAGCTGAACAAGCTAAGCAAGCTTTCGAAAATTTAAAGGCGATTTTAAAAGCTGCTGGAATGAATTTAAAAAATGTTGTTAAAGTTACTTTATACCTTAGAAATCTTGAGGATTTTCCAGTTATAAATAAAGTTTATGAAGAATATTTTAAAGAAGCTTTGCCTGCAAGAAGCACTATTCAAGCTTTTCCACCTAAAGGAGCTGCTTTAGAAGTGGATGCAATAGCATATAGCTTTTAA
- a CDS encoding DNA-directed RNA polymerase gives MFKLITIEDIVRIPPSKFGNPINEVALEQIKLKYENLVDEALGYVIAVTDVSIDPTGRILPGDGSTYHKATFKLLTFHPKLQEVVEGEVIEVTDFGVFVRIGPEDALLHVSQIMDDFISFDEKHGELIGKETHRKLAKGDLVRVRIIAVSFPRGSSGGKIGVTMRQPFLGKLEWIKEDVKKASGVASTG, from the coding sequence ATGTTCAAGTTAATAACTATTGAAGATATTGTTAGAATTCCACCAAGCAAATTCGGTAACCCAATAAATGAAGTGGCACTTGAACAAATTAAATTAAAATATGAAAATTTAGTTGATGAAGCTTTAGGTTACGTTATTGCAGTAACTGATGTTTCTATAGATCCTACTGGAAGAATTTTACCTGGCGACGGTTCCACATATCATAAAGCAACCTTTAAATTATTAACTTTTCACCCTAAACTACAGGAAGTTGTTGAGGGAGAAGTAATTGAAGTTACAGATTTTGGGGTTTTTGTTAGAATTGGACCTGAAGACGCTCTTCTTCATGTTTCCCAAATAATGGATGACTTTATCTCTTTTGATGAAAAGCATGGAGAGTTAATTGGGAAGGAAACTCATAGAAAGCTTGCTAAAGGCGATTTAGTAAGAGTTAGAATAATTGCGGTTAGCTTTCCAAGAGGAAGCTCTGGAGGAAAAATTGGAGTAACAATGAGGCAGCCCTTCTTAGGAAAGCTTGAGTGGATTAAAGAGGATGTTAAAAAAGCGAGTGGGGTGGCTTCAACTGGTTGA